A region from the Saccharomonospora azurea NA-128 genome encodes:
- a CDS encoding IclR family transcriptional regulator, which yields MDGETRQPVEARSRSVLARGLSLLDAFGSGEPELTLAEIATRTGLPKPTAHRLLGDLVAWGAIEKSAPGHYRLATKLFWLGQLVPVHRVLREAALPHLERLHEVSGENVNLAVPDSVYSLFVERVTGRDAMPLAVHVGARMLSHCAATGKVFLAWGGRERFRQLVSAGLTRYTARTIVLPGLLHRDLERVKERGVAVTYEEAEPGVAAVAAPVYGRGGRVVAALSVTGRAQTLDLDRFGHAVRAAARAVSAGLPTGV from the coding sequence GTGGATGGGGAGACGAGACAGCCCGTGGAAGCGCGGTCCCGATCGGTGCTCGCTCGGGGGTTGTCCTTGCTCGACGCGTTCGGGTCGGGCGAACCCGAGTTGACGCTCGCCGAGATCGCCACGCGGACGGGGTTGCCCAAGCCGACGGCACACCGCTTGCTGGGCGACCTCGTGGCGTGGGGAGCGATCGAGAAGTCCGCTCCGGGGCACTACCGGCTCGCGACGAAGCTCTTCTGGCTCGGCCAGCTGGTTCCGGTGCACCGCGTGTTGCGGGAGGCGGCCCTGCCGCATCTGGAACGCCTGCACGAGGTGAGCGGGGAGAACGTGAACCTCGCCGTGCCGGACAGCGTCTACTCGCTGTTCGTCGAGCGCGTGACGGGCCGCGACGCGATGCCGCTCGCGGTGCACGTCGGCGCGCGGATGCTGTCGCACTGCGCGGCGACCGGGAAGGTGTTCCTCGCGTGGGGCGGCCGGGAGCGGTTTCGGCAGCTGGTGAGCGCCGGTCTGACGCGGTACACGGCGAGGACCATCGTGCTGCCGGGGCTGCTCCACCGCGACCTCGAACGAGTGAAGGAGCGGGGCGTCGCCGTCACCTACGAGGAGGCGGAGCCGGGGGTCGCCGCCGTCGCGGCACCCGTGTACGGCCGGGGTGGCCGGGTCGTGGCGGCCCTGTCGGTGACGGGTCGCGCTCAGACGCTCGACCTCGACCGGTTCGGGCATGCCGTGCGCGCCGCCGCCAGGGCGGTGTCGGCCGGGTTGCCGACCGGCGTGTGA